One segment of Alkaliphilus flagellatus DNA contains the following:
- a CDS encoding C39 family peptidase, which translates to MFNISATAIAVIKKILTQAVFDEEVRNKIFITLTAILSIILVLLLALASFPSILINILFSSPTENLDLSEDIAKVAVYQDTIFIVDKLNQDWIEEVKVENSDCDEIIVNYNYDLTWQALIAIDSVLLNQDFTNMSPDKAKEIALKFIDKDVNISEEEFEEEYDEVVTDNNGSSKIVTKTRTVTLKIATITVNTRNLEDVLFDVDITTEEDIFIATNIFNTISSMDVENSLNIYDNTIIDFEKLQEYPEGYANIPYYNQTDKRWGNLPYGSSTILSAGCGPTSLAMVVSGLTGNKVTPDIVANWSYINGHRAEGAGSYWSLMTAGGKNYGLNVEAISRQDPNSIVKALSDGYPVIAAMGRGHFTNGGHFIVLRGVTEDGKILVHDSASVERSNKEWDISIIMNESSKNGGVNGSPFWMFRP; encoded by the coding sequence GTGTTTAATATTAGTGCTACAGCTATTGCAGTAATTAAAAAGATATTAACCCAAGCTGTTTTTGATGAAGAGGTTAGAAATAAAATATTTATAACATTAACAGCTATTCTTTCTATAATTTTAGTATTACTCCTTGCACTTGCTAGTTTTCCTTCTATATTAATAAACATATTATTTAGCAGTCCAACAGAAAATCTAGACTTATCAGAGGATATAGCAAAAGTAGCTGTATATCAAGATACTATATTTATTGTAGATAAGCTTAACCAGGACTGGATAGAAGAAGTTAAAGTAGAGAATAGTGATTGTGATGAGATTATTGTTAATTATAACTATGATTTAACCTGGCAAGCTTTAATTGCTATAGATTCAGTATTATTAAACCAGGATTTTACCAATATGAGTCCTGATAAAGCAAAGGAAATAGCGTTAAAATTTATTGATAAGGATGTTAATATATCGGAAGAAGAATTTGAAGAGGAATATGATGAAGTTGTAACTGATAATAATGGAAGCTCCAAAATAGTCACAAAGACTAGAACAGTAACTCTTAAAATAGCAACTATAACAGTAAATACTAGAAACCTTGAAGATGTCCTTTTTGATGTAGATATAACTACCGAAGAGGACATTTTTATTGCTACTAATATCTTTAATACGATCTCATCTATGGATGTAGAAAATAGCTTAAATATTTATGACAACACAATTATAGATTTTGAAAAGCTGCAAGAATACCCTGAAGGCTATGCTAATATTCCTTATTATAATCAAACTGATAAGAGATGGGGTAATCTTCCTTATGGAAGCAGTACAATATTAAGTGCAGGCTGCGGTCCAACTTCATTGGCAATGGTTGTATCTGGTTTAACAGGAAATAAAGTGACACCAGATATAGTTGCTAATTGGAGCTACATAAATGGACATAGGGCCGAAGGGGCAGGGAGTTATTGGTCTTTAATGACAGCTGGTGGTAAAAACTATGGACTTAATGTTGAGGCTATTAGTAGACAAGATCCTAACTCTATAGTTAAAGCTCTTAGTGATGGATATCCAGTAATAGCGGCCATGGGTAGAGGACATTTTACTAATGGAGGTCACTTTATAGTTTTAAGAGGTGTTACAGAAGATGGAAAGATATTAGTACATGATTCAGCTAGTGTTGAAAGAAGTAATAAGGAGTGGGATATCTCTATTATTATGAATGAAAGTAGTAAAAATGGTGGAGTAAACGGCAGTCCATTTTGGATGTTTAGACCTTAA